tgtgtcacactgtgtGAACCTGGGCTATAATAAGCAGACCTGGTGATATCCTACCTTACATGTTATTTATATCCACTTTAAGACATCGCGCACTGCTACTAGTAAAACTGCAGAGAAGACGTGATCCACACACCATCATGCAAGAAACACTCTTCCTCACGCTCACAGATGCACTTAGGTGACTCGTTATTCTGCATGCATAAATCCATCACGGTCCATGATGTTCATAAGCTTAGCCACAGATACACAGTCAGTCCATTTAGGAGCGCAGGGAAGGACTGAGAAGAATTCTTTCACCATGTACATTTCTTCAGTGGCGAGTGGTCAGGATGTACAGTGTTTTGCTCAAGAGGCCAGATATATTTTTCGCAGTCATGTTGGTTGATTAGTTGGTGAAGGAAGGTTCAGGAAACCCTTTCAACAATGAATACCTAATTAACGAAGATTAGGGTGCTATGCTGTGAGAATATGAGAGCAACAGCAAttattgttttattatctttCATTAAATTCAATTAGAAGGTGTAATTGAGGGTCATTTTGTTTAGTCCATACGTCTTGGTTACATAATGGGTGTTGTGACTAGAAGGAAGGGGAGGAAGCCAGACAGGAAGTGAAAAAAGAGAGTGAAAGTGGGGTTCATGTACAGTTAGTTGCACAGACAAACACCCAGCATCAGATTAACACGTTCAACTCCACTATAAAAACACAACAGACTTCAACCAAATGTAAACTACTCAGGATAACACCTAACTCTCAAAGTCCTCCTGATTTCAGATCCTGGAATGGCTCTTTGATGTTGTCAGCACAATGCCTCGATAATAAAGTGGGCTGTGCTTTTTACTGGTTGgctctcctctgtgtctttctcactTAAACACCCACAGCCCCGAGAGCCGGCCCCTTCCATTACAATAGTTTGATTTTCAAATCAACCCCCGAGGAAGTATAAACAAACGTTTGAGATGTCTGTAGCGTAGCAGGGCCGTTACATGTTATAACTGCTACGTAGCAGTCCCTCTTGTACCCTAACAGCAGGGCAGTGTGTCAGCAGCGAGGGGGTTGGAGGCCGGTGATGCAGGCGCTCACGCAGATAAATGGGGCTTTTGGCTCTGACCTCATCACCCTcccgctcctctctcctcactgacaGACAGGCACGCTGGAACCGCACCGCCCAAGGAGGTCATGTACCCATCCAGGAGGCTAGGGGGCACAGGGGTGGGGTATGAGGGCAACAGTGATGTGCCCATGCTCAACGGGGTGAACTGAGGCTTGTACTGGTACTATGAGGCTGACCTGGGGCCAACTGACCTGACCCGCCCGGTCAGAACACAGACTATGCattggagggtgggagggagggagatgggggagagggagggagagctaaTGTGTTACTGACAATGTAGCTAGCACTCTCTTTATCGCTGTCTCTTGTCTGCTCTGACTGCAGAAGCAGGTTACATGTCACTTCTCCCCACAGAAACAAGGTACTGCAGGTACCTATATGATAGCTcaatatacaatacatgcattattcTATAGACCGGGAAGCAATATCTAGTGGCTGGAGTAATTCAGGGAAAACCCTTTGTCTCCATTCCATTCCCACCTTGTgactgtcagaccatgaaaaTGGAAACCTGCTATTTGACTCATGAATGACTAGAGGCATACTGATATGCTATTGGTTTTGAGTACTCAAGTGTAAAATGTAAAGTACATTATGATGTCATTGCCTGGTACATGAGGACATGCGTTTCTAGCCACTTGTTTTTTTAAACATCAGCATGAACATACACTTTGCCCTGTtaatttcttctctctctctccagcgctGAAAAGTCCAGCTGCCTTCCACGAACAGAGACGAAGTTTAGAGCGAGCGCGGGTGAGTTTCTCTTCATACTCCTCTCACTCTTTGTGGTGTCTGTCAGATGAACACTTTTAAACTGACCCTCAACGGTGAACTGGTTAAAAAGGGAATcatttctccccttctctcttcctcttttctcttcctcttctcccctctcccagaCTGAAGACTACCTAAAGAGGAAGATCCGAAGTCGGCCGGAGAGGTCGGAGCTGGTCAGGATGCACATTCTGGAGGGTGAGTTTCTCAGACAGCGCCCCCTCCCTGATCCAGAGGGTGCTGCACctgaaaaatgtaggctacaaaatAAATTCCCACAATTGTTTGCTCTTCCATTCCATTAGCTGATATTATGTGCCATAACTGGGAGCTGTCCTGTGTGCTTGTAACTTCGTATCTGCATCATTACATAAGCATTGACGTTGAAACTCACAGCTTTGATTTCCTGGTTCCCTGATAAAGATCACGTGCCTGATGGTTGTTGGCTGGCTAACCCGCTGTGTGCTGTGTGTTCAGAGACGTCGGCGGAACCCTCCCTCCAGGCCAAACAACTGCAGCTGAAGAGGGCCCGTCTGGCTGACGACCTCAACGACAAGATCTCCCACCGGCCCGGCCCCATGGAGCTCATTCACAAGAACATCCTGCCTGTACACAGCAGCATCAAACAGGCCATCATAGGTAACTAAAGCAGCAGCATCAAGCAGACACAGTACCACTCCATATTATGTAGCCACACTAGCAAATGAGCTCTCATGATGATCACTACACTATTCTATCATTTCAACAGCATCAAACAGGTTCTGGTAAGAAGTCCACCATTCCACAAGCCCCATGATTCCAATTGCCATAATTCACTAATTTGCTCACTAGCGTGACGTGAACATCTGCTGAAAAAGCAAAAATAGTCCACCCAGTGAAACTCTATATGAAGGTCATCAGGAACAGGTACTGAATAAAATCTCATATGAACTCTGCTCACATCGGACCCAGTCACACGTCATATTAATACtgtacatctgtgtgtgtctcagtgtatgtacagtgcattcagaaagtattcagaccccttgacattttgttaccttacagctaaaatggattcaataattttcccccccctcatcaatctacacacaataccccataatgacaaagcaaaaccaggtttttagaaatgtttgctaatttattcaaaataaaaaactgcaatatcacatttatataagtattcagaccctttactcagtactttgttgaagcacctttggcagcgattacagcctcaagtcttcttgggtatgatgctgcaagcttggcacacctgtatttggggagtttctcccattcttctctgcagatcctctaaagctctgtcaggttggatggggagcatcgctacacagctattttcaggtttctccagagatgttcaatcgggttcaagtccagcctctggctgggccgctcaaggacattcagagacttgtcccgaagccactcctgcgttgtcttggctgtgtgcttagggttgttgtcctgttggaaggtgaaccttcaccccagtctgaggtcctgagcgctctggagcaggttttcatcaaggatctctctgtgctttgctctgttaatctttccctcgatcctgactcgtctcccaatccctgccgctgaaaaacatccccacagcatgatgatgctgccaccaccatgcttcaccttaaggatggtgccaggtttcttccagacatgacgcttgacattcaggccaaagagttcaatcttggtttcatcagaccagagaaccttgtttttcatggtctgagagtctaggtaccttttggcaaactccaagtgagctgtcatgtgccttttactgaggagtggcttctgtctggccactctaccttaaaggcctgatggtggagtgctgcagagatggttgtccttctggaaagttatcccatctccacagaggaactctggagctctgtcagagtcaccatcgggtacttggtcacctccctgaccaaggcccttctcccccgattgctcagtttagccaggcggccagctctaggaagagtcttgattccaaacttcttccatttaagaatgatggaggccactgcgttTTTAGGGaccagaaatattttggtacccttacccagatctgtaccaacacaatcctgtctctgagctctacggacaattccttcgacctcatgccttggtttttgctgtgacatgcactgtcaactgtgggaccttatatagacaggtgtgtgcctttccaaatcatgtccaatcaattgaatttaccacaggtggactccaatcaaaaaggatgatcaatggaaacaggatgcacctgagctcaatttcgattctcatagcaaagggtctgaatacttatggaataaggtatttctgtttaagtttaatacatttgtaaacatttctaaaaacctgttttcactttgtcagtttggggtgttgtgtgtacattgatgagattttagaataaggctgtaacgtaacaaaatgtggaaaaggtcaagcgtctgagtactttccgaatacactgtgaATGCACAGTATGTGTGTTAAAACGTGAGAACCTCTGCTTGTCCCTCCTGGCCATCTCCTCCAGCCAAAATGAGTATATTGATGTTCTAGATGGGCATGGTGGGAGAATGCCAACTTGAAGGGCCTTGCCTGCCTTCAGATGCTTCAAAGCTGCTGCCAAGCATGGAGATATCATTGTTAACCTTAGATATGtatttacacacacaccatgaattcATGACTGTCTGATGAGCAGGGGCCAATCTCATTGCCAACCTCCCCACTGCGGGCCCCTCATGGGCGCAAATTATATGAATCATACTAATGTTTGTTCACATTTGTGCGTTCACGGTTCACAGAAACATGTTGATTTCAATTTCACACAACACTATAAAATGTGTGTCAgtttgtgtgtggctgtgtttgtGCACGCATCAAGACATGACTTGGCTGGATTAAATGTAAAGGAAATGTATTGCCACACCAGAGTTCACATAACAGGTAGTGTCTACTGTGCTGTTAAACCGTGAGATAAATGAGATGATAGAAACTGGATTGATTGCTGTGAAGATGAATGTAAACATGTCTGAGCGTCAGGTTCCAGCATGGTTCAATCTCAGGGGATTGCCCCTGCTGTCGGTGGTTCTTAATAACAACAATCAAATTACAGGCAGTCATATCCACACAGAACAAGGACATGACCTAAACCTGTGCTGCTTTCCACACTCtcagccacacaaacacacacacacacacacggcggtGCAAAGGGGAAGCCATCAAATGATTGGTTCAGGAAGAGAATGAATCAAACCCCATATTGGTTATTCATCGTCTCCCACTGATGGGAAATTAATAGCCAACGGTGCTCGCTGAGCGCTCCAACTGCCTGCCGTCAGTAAATAAAAGATCCATAATGGTCTTTGTCAAAGGCGTGGGGATGTACCAGCCATATACAATGTGATGATAAAGCCCCGGACCCAGCAGGCCTCCACCTCCTCCTGCTGCCACTGCAGGAACCTCTGTTGatgctgactgactgattaacaggctgactgactgactggctgctgagAGGAATGATGGCATGGCTAATGTTGACACAAAGCctggcttttttttttacatggctcTCTCACACTACATCACAACAACGATGGTGGCTCATTATTCTACTTTCTCACTATTTATCTCCCTCTtttttccctcttctctcttttcaCTCTTTTGTTCTTCTCTttatccctctttctttccctcagAGACAGACTTCCCCAAGGTTGCTGGGGAGATATCCTCCTTTGATGAGGACAGTAGTGATACTCTCTCTCCTGAGCAGCCCATTGGTCAGGAGTCTCCGCTGGGCCACGCCCCTCTGCCCTCTCCCCACGACGCCCTAGCTTGCAACAGCACCCCCACACAGTTTCTCACTCAGGTTCCTCCGccaccccctcctcttcctcccttctaTGGGCCCTGCCAACCAGTGAAGTTGAGCAATGGGACAGCAGTTCTGAGAGCCGCCCCTGCACTGAACAAGGTTAGTGGCAGCTGTCACGGCTAATTATGAGTATTGTACCAAAGCCCATTGTATTTGTATTATTAGTTTAGCATTACTTCTGTTGTTAACAGTAGGCTAGTCCAGTGTTTAATCCACTACGTCTCAATGATCTTTCCCCCTGCAGTCCCAGCCAAAGCCCACCTCAGAGCGCCCCCCTCAGCGATCCAAGAAGCCCAAGGACAACAAGCCCAAGGTGAGGAAGCTGAAGTACCACCAGTACATCCCCCCGGACCAGAAGGCCGACCACGAGCCGCCCCCTCAGCTGGACTCCACCTACGCCAAGATCCTCCACCAGCAGCAGCTCTTCCTCCAGCTGCAGATCATCAACCAGCAGCAGCAACACTACAACTACCACACCATCCTTCCTGCACCGCccaagtgagtgagtgtgtgtttgcgtgtgtgtgtgtatacaattGCTTCACATACTCATCAACTACAGCCTGTATCCTATCCTATCATCATTTTGactcatgtttttttctctccagacCACTAACAGATCAACCACCTCCCACCAAtggcccctctccttctccggcCGTACCCGCCCCCTCGACATCCTCCTCCAGTCAAAGTGCACCAAGCCGGCAGAATGTCACACATGTGGGAGGGGCCACACCAGGTTCTTTGCCTCCTAACCTGGACGACCTGAAGGTCAGTAAAAGCCGTTGCATTTATCAAGAGTTGACTGTGTTGACAAAACCAACTGTGTCtgaacatttcacattctgacaCCTTATTTTGTCCTCCAGGTGGCTGAACTGAAGCATGAGCTCAAACTGCGGAGCTTGCCTGTATCAGGCACCAAGAATGACCTCATCGAGCGGTTGAGGAACTACCAGGCTCAGCAGAACagtcgtggtggtggtggtagtgcaACAACTACAACAGcagggggtgccacagggtctGGGGCCGGAGCTCCCAAAACCAACCACCcaacacaacaacaactactacaacaacaacagcaacttTCCCaacaccaggccctgtcctctgTGGTCCACCAATCAGGAGATGCAGGTGTGGTAACCTTGGCAACCTTCCCGTTCATGACCTCTGCTCCACAGCAGATCATGCACTTTGGCAGCACTAGCTCCTCCCCGCCTATCTCTCCTGCCCCCTCGGACCGCTCGCTAGCTGGGATGAGCCCAGACGAGACGAGCTGTAATGGAGACTCATTTGGGGAGATGGTAGGTCTCCTTTCTATATCAGATGTGTccttacttaaaaaaatatatatgtttttatagTGCCCAGAAATCAGGTTTTATAGTTTGAATCTTGAGACTACTTTTCTCTTTCCAAATAGGTAAGCTCTCCCCTCACCCAGCTaagcctccatccctccccccagcACCTTGGCACTATCAAAGAGGAGTTGAGTGGCTCGGCCCCAACAGCCTGCCAGTTCTCCATGGCTGCTCTGCAGAAACGCCTGCAAGTAGCACCCCCGTCTGTGAACAAGGACCAGATGCTGCAGGAGAAGGACAAGCAGATCGAGGAGCTGACGTGTATGCTAAGGCAGAAACAGCGGCTGGTGGAGACCCTGCGCGTCCAGCTGGAACAGGGCAATAGAGGGGGCCGGGACGCCCCCCCAGAACCCCTGGGCCTTGTCAGGGTGAAGGAAGAGCCCCCAGACATCCCCAGCATCCCCTCCACATTTTGCCCCATTGCCCGCTCCCCGACCCCTTCCCAGTGCCACATGGAGGTCACCAAGATGACCATCAAGCAGGAGGTCGGGGATGTGGAAGAGGCTGTGAAGCTGTCCTTGGAAGCCCCACCTCAGCAGGTGCAGCTGGAGCAGATCCAGGCGCAGCAGCGGTCGCAGCTGGAGCAGCTGAAGCTGCAGCAGATGCAGCAGATCAACGCACTGCAGCTGGCACAACAGCAGGCCCTGCAGCAGCTGCTCCTACAGCAGAACCAGCAGAATCTGCAGAAACACCGCTCACAGCAGAGGAAGAAGAAGTCCCACAAGCAACAGCTCAAGCAGCAGCAACAGCTGCTGTCCCAACAACAACAGCAGATACAATCAAAGAACCAACAGCTGTTACATTCAAAGCATCAACATCAGCAGATATTGCAGGCACAACAACAGCTGAAGTCACAACAGGTCAGTGGCAGTCAAAACAACTCAACGGCTAGTCACAACAAGAGCTGCAGACAGTGACGGCAAAACAAATGTGATCCCAGTCAAAATAGTCAGTGTGTCACCTTGTGTTTTGTCTCTCACTGACTATTGCCTTTGGTCTCTTCCAGGTGTCTCAGATGTTCCTCAATCAGCAGTCGCGCTCCACCACTTCCTTCCCCTTGGATCTCCTCAAGACACACTCCACACCTACCCTGGTGACAGACAGCAACGGCAACCATTTCCTCATCGCACTGACCAATCACTGTGCCGAGAGCCAAGGGAGTGAAACGCCACAAGGCACTCCACAGGGCAAAGCAACCAATCGCATCATACTGCAGGCAAACATTTAAATCCCTCTTTCACTCAAACCTAATGTTTTTGTTTAGGGACTCCTTGTGCTGCTTACTTTTCGTTCTCACACCTTTTCTCTCCTTGGTCTAACCAGAGACTGCAGTCAACTCCCACCAAGCTGCCCAGCCAATCCCCTCTTCAGTTGTCCAGCAGTGACACCCAATCAAAACCGAAAACTCAACCAGGCCTCGTGGAACAGCCAACCAGAAAGGTAAGGGAAAGGTTCTAAAAGCCTGACATGTAGGTTGTCCGTTGAACAGCGGTCAATGGAGCCTCAATTATGGTGGTGACTGGCTTGTTGCTAATGTCCCATTAGAGTCATTCAGAATTGCCTCGGTGACTCCAATAATCGTCTGTGTTATGTGAATTAATGATGTAAACCCTGTAATACACTGATATCATCCTTGATATATAAGAGCTGATAACTAATGTAATAGTGATTATTATTCTGGTAATTACTGTAATGATATTCCTCATCTTTGTGATTTATGTTTTAAACTCAGAATGAAGCTTTCAGCTCATTTGAATCTCAGCTAATTAAGATTTATTTTGCTTAGGGACAGAAGGCGGGGCTGCAGGTGTCAACCAATCACTCCCCAGGGGTCGCACTCTCCTTCTCTGCCCCACCCAATCTCCAGCCTTTCTTCCCCAATGATGACTCCTCCCCTTCTGAAAAAGacgcctccccctctcctccagctcaaACGGTAATTGTGAACTTGTTAAAACTTGTACTGTAGTTGCAATTCTCTAAAGGGACAAGTTAATAGTATACATTTTTAAGACATGAGAACATTGTTGTATTTCCATCAGGAGGATTTGAGTCCAGGTCTTGACCACGAACCCCTGTTCAGCCCTCCTTCTCCCAAACAGACGCCCTCCCCTAACCCACCGGATGACAAGGTAACCCACGCCGCCTGgttgtctctctgtttctatgtttgtgtcTCAGAGGTCTCATTATGGACAACCATGCCGAGACTCTTGCTCTTCTGTATTCACCTCTCAACTCAGTGGCTGTGTCAGGACTTACTATTCTCCCTGTGTCTTGCTCCCAGGATAATGGATCCACCAAGCATATGGACGACCTCTTCGACATCCTGATTCAGACAGGAGGTGAGTGTTGAATGCCGATAGAGAAGGAGAGCTCCTCCTGGTTTCCTGATTCAATATTTGTCTCCTACTGGTTGacatttcttctctctcctcctctcccagaaATCTCAGCCACCTTCAAACCAGCGCCCGACCCTTCCCTGGCGCGATTGCGCCCCAACACCCCTTCCCCTTCCCACTCTCaggccccctcccctctccagctGCAACTCCACTTctcgccccccaccccccccGAACCCGAGACCCCCAAGCCGGGcccaggggaggaggaggagctgcagGCGCCAGCCACCGTTGACCAGGACGTAAGCAACACAGGAAGTGGACGTCTGGAGGACTTCCTGGAGAGCACCACGGGCAAACCCCTCCTGGGGGTAGAGCCTGGCGGGCCCCTGACCCTGATTGACGACCTTCACAGTCAAATGCTGAGCACACCCAGCATCCTGGACCACACATCCTCGCCCATGGACACCTATGAGCTGTCGGGCTACACGGCCAACCCCCCTGGCCTGGACTTCGGAGACCATGCCCTGGACAGCATGGATTGGCTGGATATCACCATGGGAGGGGCGAGCAACGAGATTGCAGGGCTCGCCCCACTGGGTCCCCTGGGCCCCCACACGCCCCCCAGCGTCTTCTCAGCAGACTTTCTGGACAGTTCAGACCTGCAGCTTCACTGGGACTCCTGCTTATAGCCCTGGACAGTCTTACAGTGTCATCCACACGGATGGATGCTGATGTTACGTTGTcagactctttctctcttttctcaacGTATGGTACAACGACTCAAAAACACACTGGCTCTACTGCACTCTGAACTCAGTCCCTCTTACTGAATAACACTTTGATAGAATTCTTATGTGTACGCTTACGTTCTATAAGGCAGGCCCTCTTACACACGTAGCTTATACAGTAATACCTTTGTTAACAAACCCTGTGGACCGTAGTTGATGATGCTCCTTTATCTGAGCCTGTCAGCAGCTTACCGTAGCTACCCATCTAGACTATTGTCTGTTTATTATTGCCCTTAGTAGTATAAGTAATAGTATGGAGATATTGTAACAATGTTGAACCAGTAATGTGAGAACAAGACGATAATCACGTCTGTCTAGCAGCTTTAGGGTTAAAAAACCACAACCTACTTATTTTCAGGAGAACTTTAGAGGAGATGATCAGGGAAGCCAAGGTGAAGGAGAATCAAGTAGCTATTTGTTAGCATGAATGCATGCAGGAGTCAGACCATGGCTCCAGTGTAGCAGGCTGGTGAGCGCAGCTCTGGCTGAGTAGGAGAACTGCAGGAGGAGCCTGGTACagaggagagacacacagacagtgatATTTGACTAGAATGTATTTTTGCCCATAATATGGGGTGTATTTTGGAATATATTTGAAAATGCCAGGAAACATGATTTCATGTTTTAGAACACGTGGTCTTACTCTCTTAGCTTTAATGATATTGCTCTAGAACATCATGACAGACGTGATAGGATTTTATATAATTGATAAAAATGAGAACCTGCTTTTTTTTAACGGAGGTATTGCTGCTACGTAGCGTACTTTATCTCCTTGGACGTAGGTTCATTTCATAGACACGCAGAACTATGTCAGCCAGTACTGTAGCTAAAGTAAGTTATGGTTAAGAGATTGCAAAGATGGAAATGTTTGTTTCATTTTAACCTATATAAGCAATTAAGTATGCAGAGATGACTTGTTTCGTGTATGCTGTAGTCCACTCCATCAATTATAGTGATGCCTACTGAACCAGGAGCTGCATTGGTGAATCACGAATGTTGTGTTATTATTTTGGGTGCCCCTTAACATCaggactgtattattattattatgtactGTATCAGTACCTTTGCCAAACAATTTTTTTATAAAGTCCTCCCTATAAATTCTTGCTGTAATATACCAATTTAGACACTGAAAATGTATTATAATGCACAGTTCTTTTTTTTGGACTTGACTCCATTTTAGGCAATGGAGCACTACGAAGTACACAGTTTACTGTGACAAATTCTGTCAACAGTGTGAACTCTGTATCCGGAGTTAGAATacccattttttattttatttaacctttatttaactaggcaagtcagttaagaaccaattcttatttacaatgacggcctaccccggccaaacccggatgacgctgggccaattgtgtgccgccctatgggactcccgatcacggccgaatgtgatacagcctgcatTTGCATGGCCTCAGACTCACAATCAtacaacactgcacacacacatgcccacatGCTCAATTTTGAGCATCGCTTGCTTGTTTGAATGTATTATCCTTTTCATGGTTTGTTGCATATCACCATAAACATACATTCAAGATATGCTTCTCTCTcacttctcctgtgtgtgtgtttgtggtggggGCGGACAGGCAGTTTCTGTCCAGTATATCCTCCTCTTTGACTTTGCCCTCATGGTGGCCTGACTGGTGTTGTTGAATGGAAAACCCTCCATGGTAGAGGGATTGTAGACCAGTCAGCCCCGATCTGCTGTATTAGGGATTCTGAAATGCTCCATTTTAAGTTGTCAAAACTTGAGGGATTTGGGGATTGCTCTGGGGAGGGAAACTGGTTGGGCTTCTTCATGATTTGGACATTTTATTAtgtattttcccttttttttttgaAAAGTAATTGATTAAATTTGATAAATTGTGGTTTACAGTGTGGATGTTTGGGGGCCACAGCATGGAATGAGGGTTGAAGATGAACATTTTCAAAAAGCGGATACTGTGAAGTAATCATTTAGCACCAGAATCCCCCTAGAGCACGTTTCTCCAACTGGCGGCCCTTGTCCCGAATTTGACCAgtgggtgattttatttggccccccaaattTTCTGAGCAAAATAAAGTACAATATATAAttgttttattgttggacataaaagactaaaaACACGAGCAAATCGGCTTCAagttattttaattttggaaGTCAGTTCCGAAGAATTCCCATGCAtaagagatatacagtatgtgttcatatacaaatgtatgcaaggtttgaaatgattacatctgttttgtgaaatatttgtaaatatgttccagccccctgaccatccgctcaagaaaaaattggtctgcagctgaatctagttgatgatccctgccctaGAATGACCAAACTACTGTATTACAACTAGCCCATAGATATAGACCCTGCTTTGCAACTGCCCACTTTCATGTGCTCActttttgtctgtgtgtctgcaggtatacTGACGAGGAGAAACACAAAAGTATATACAATTGGTATTGGTTTTCCACATGTTATGTAGATCACATGTATCATCTTTgtatacattattttatttaatgcTGCTGTGACTGAGTCCTTACAGGAAAGGGACAATATGGGAGGGGCTAGAGGAGAACTAGAAAGCTTTCAAAGAATCCTTTAATGGTTCCttaaaatgtttggggggggggaataTGAACTGCTTATTGAAAGAGTTCAGTTTTGAGGACTCAGTCACAGCAGCCATCGTCCTCttcccttacctcttcaatgaagATCCAAGGGGCTTCTGGACACTTGTCAAAACTGAACTCTTTCAATAAGC
This genomic stretch from Salmo trutta chromosome 32, fSalTru1.1, whole genome shotgun sequence harbors:
- the LOC115171280 gene encoding myocardin-related transcription factor A-like isoform X5, whose amino-acid sequence is MPPLKSPAAFHEQRRSLERARTEDYLKRKIRSRPERSELVRMHILEDHVPDGCWLANPLCAVCSETSAEPSLQAKQLQLKRARLADDLNDKISHRPGPMELIHKNILPVHSSIKQAIIETDFPKVAGEISSFDEDSSDTLSPEQPIGQESPLGHAPLPSPHDALACNSTPTQFLTQVPPPPPPLPPFYGPCQPVKLSNGTAVLRAAPALNKSQPKPTSERPPQRSKKPKDNKPKVRKLKYHQYIPPDQKADHEPPPQLDSTYAKILHQQQLFLQLQIINQQQQHYNYHTILPAPPKPLTDQPPPTNGPSPSPAVPAPSTSSSSQSAPSRQNVTHVGGATPGSLPPNLDDLKVAELKHELKLRSLPVSGTKNDLIERLRNYQAQQNSRGGGGSATTTTAGGATGSGAGAPKTNHPTQQQLLQQQQQLSQHQALSSVVHQSGDAGVVTLATFPFMTSAPQQIMHFGSTSSSPPISPAPSDRSLAGMSPDETSCNGDSFGEMVSSPLTQLSLHPSPQHLGTIKEELSGSAPTACQFSMAALQKRLQVAPPSVNKDQMLQEKDKQIEELTCMLRQKQRLVETLRVQLEQGNRGGRDAPPEPLGLVRVKEEPPDIPSIPSTFCPIARSPTPSQCHMEVTKMTIKQEVGDVEEAVKLSLEAPPQQVQLEQIQAQQRSQLEQLKLQQMQQINALQLAQQQALQQLLLQQNQQNLQKHRSQQRKKKSHKQQLKQQQQLLSQQQQQIQSKNQQLLHSKHQHQQILQAQQQLKSQQVSQMFLNQQSRSTTSFPLDLLKTHSTPTLVTDSNGNHFLIALTNHCAESQGSETPQGTPQGKATNRIILQRLQSTPTKLPSQSPLQLSSSDTQSKPKTQPGLVEQPTRKGQKAGLQVSTNHSPGVALSFSAPPNLQPFFPNDDSSPSEKDASPSPPAQTEDLSPGLDHEPLFSPPSPKQTPSPNPPDDKDNGSTKHMDDLFDILIQTGEISATFKPAPDPSLARLRPNTPSPSHSQAPSPLQLQLHFSPPTPPEPETPKPGPGEEEELQAPATVDQDVSNTGSGRLEDFLESTTGKPLLGVEPGGPLTLIDDLHSQMLSTPSILDHTSSPMDTYELSGYTANPPGLDFGDHALDSMDWLDITMGGASNEIAGLAPLGPLGPHTPPSVFSADFLDSSDLQLHWDSCL
- the LOC115171280 gene encoding myocardin-related transcription factor B-like isoform X1; amino-acid sequence: MEAQAGEEPGPSGSAPASSDSAPSPHSEAVTNELQGLSLLPAPNLLPLRDRKNVLQLKLQQRRTREELVSQGIMPPLKSPAAFHEQRRSLERARTEDYLKRKIRSRPERSELVRMHILEDHVPDGCWLANPLCAVCSETSAEPSLQAKQLQLKRARLADDLNDKISHRPGPMELIHKNILPVHSSIKQAIIETDFPKVAGEISSFDEDSSDTLSPEQPIGQESPLGHAPLPSPHDALACNSTPTQFLTQVPPPPPPLPPFYGPCQPVKLSNGTAVLRAAPALNKSQPKPTSERPPQRSKKPKDNKPKVRKLKYHQYIPPDQKADHEPPPQLDSTYAKILHQQQLFLQLQIINQQQQHYNYHTILPAPPKPLTDQPPPTNGPSPSPAVPAPSTSSSSQSAPSRQNVTHVGGATPGSLPPNLDDLKVAELKHELKLRSLPVSGTKNDLIERLRNYQAQQNSRGGGGSATTTTAGGATGSGAGAPKTNHPTQQQLLQQQQQLSQHQALSSVVHQSGDAGVVTLATFPFMTSAPQQIMHFGSTSSSPPISPAPSDRSLAGMSPDETSCNGDSFGEMVSSPLTQLSLHPSPQHLGTIKEELSGSAPTACQFSMAALQKRLQVAPPSVNKDQMLQEKDKQIEELTCMLRQKQRLVETLRVQLEQGNRGGRDAPPEPLGLVRVKEEPPDIPSIPSTFCPIARSPTPSQCHMEVTKMTIKQEVGDVEEAVKLSLEAPPQQVQLEQIQAQQRSQLEQLKLQQMQQINALQLAQQQALQQLLLQQNQQNLQKHRSQQRKKKSHKQQLKQQQQLLSQQQQQIQSKNQQLLHSKHQHQQILQAQQQLKSQQVSQMFLNQQSRSTTSFPLDLLKTHSTPTLVTDSNGNHFLIALTNHCAESQGSETPQGTPQGKATNRIILQRLQSTPTKLPSQSPLQLSSSDTQSKPKTQPGLVEQPTRKGQKAGLQVSTNHSPGVALSFSAPPNLQPFFPNDDSSPSEKDASPSPPAQTEDLSPGLDHEPLFSPPSPKQTPSPNPPDDKDNGSTKHMDDLFDILIQTGEISATFKPAPDPSLARLRPNTPSPSHSQAPSPLQLQLHFSPPTPPEPETPKPGPGEEEELQAPATVDQDVSNTGSGRLEDFLESTTGKPLLGVEPGGPLTLIDDLHSQMLSTPSILDHTSSPMDTYELSGYTANPPGLDFGDHALDSMDWLDITMGGASNEIAGLAPLGPLGPHTPPSVFSADFLDSSDLQLHWDSCL